In Chryseobacterium oranimense, a single window of DNA contains:
- the nudK gene encoding GDP-mannose pyrophosphatase NudK has translation MQNPNINILKTEILSDNWYTLKKVTYTIEKKDGNKETQSREAYDRGNGAVILLYNKISGTVILTRQFRLPTFINGNTTGMLIEACAGLLDNDNPEECIKRETEEETGYKISKVEKVFEAYMSPGSVTEILHFFTAEYSHEMKITDGGGLEEEGENIEVLELPFEEALAMIDNGEIMDAKTIMLLQYLRIKNII, from the coding sequence ATGCAGAATCCTAACATCAACATTCTTAAAACAGAAATTTTATCCGATAACTGGTATACCTTAAAAAAAGTAACCTACACCATTGAAAAAAAGGACGGAAATAAAGAAACCCAAAGCAGAGAAGCCTACGACAGAGGAAACGGTGCGGTTATCCTGTTGTATAATAAAATTTCCGGCACCGTAATTTTAACCAGACAGTTCAGACTCCCTACTTTCATCAACGGAAATACCACAGGTATGCTTATTGAAGCGTGTGCAGGCCTTCTGGATAATGACAACCCGGAAGAATGCATCAAAAGAGAAACGGAAGAAGAAACCGGTTATAAAATCTCAAAAGTAGAAAAAGTATTTGAAGCCTATATGTCACCCGGCTCTGTAACCGAAATTCTGCATTTTTTCACAGCTGAATACTCTCATGAAATGAAGATCACAGATGGAGGCGGGCTGGAAGAAGAAGGTGAAAATATTGAAGTTTTAGAGCTGCCTTTTGAAGAAGCTCTTGCTATGATAGACAACGGAGAGATTATGGATGCCAAGACCATTATGCTGCTGCAGTACCTGCGAATTAAAAATATTATCTAA
- a CDS encoding Lrp/AsnC family transcriptional regulator: protein MERLDEKDLQLLRILQKNAKLTVKELAKEINLSPSPVFERMKRLEQDGYIKHYAAVLEAEKLNRGFTVFCQIKLKMHDRAVGNQFVEDILQIDEVAECYNISGDFDFLLKVQVRDMKHYQDFVFNKLGSLDSIGGAHSTFVMAEVKNIHGVSI, encoded by the coding sequence GTGGAAAGGCTTGACGAAAAGGATCTTCAACTGCTCAGAATCCTTCAAAAAAATGCGAAATTAACAGTAAAAGAGCTTGCAAAAGAGATCAATCTTTCACCTTCACCTGTTTTTGAACGGATGAAAAGGCTTGAGCAGGACGGATATATCAAACATTATGCAGCAGTTTTAGAGGCTGAAAAACTGAACCGGGGTTTTACTGTTTTTTGCCAGATCAAACTTAAAATGCATGACCGTGCGGTAGGAAATCAGTTTGTAGAGGATATTTTACAGATTGATGAAGTGGCGGAATGCTACAATATTTCGGGAGATTTCGATTTTCTCCTTAAAGTTCAGGTAAGGGATATGAAGCACTATCAGGATTTTGTATTCAATAAGCTGGGATCACTGGATTCCATCGGGGGTGCACACAGTACTTTCGTGATGGCTGAGGTGAAGAACATTCATGGGGTGAGTATATAG
- a CDS encoding excinuclease ABC subunit UvrA — MKEIIITHARQNNLKNISLRIPKNKVTVFTGVSGSGKSSLVFETIGAEAQRQINETQNSFIRNRLQHFGVPNVDKIENLNVPFIINQKRLGGNARSTVGTATDIYASLRLLFSRIGKPFVGYSNVFSFNNPQGMCRECEGLGYVQTVNTETLFDKNKSLNEGAIQFPTFQPGGWRLTRYIHSGYFDNDKKLKDFTQQEWELLLHAEEHTPKNPDNQWGKTVKYKGVIPRIENSFLKKDSKENITKKDTLKKVIITKECPVCKGQRLNSKVLSCKINGRNIADCTALSIDDLLNFVREIPSETYASIILELEKKLQNLLDVGLQYLSLDRQTDTLSGGESQRIKMVKQLGNSLVDLLYIFDEPSIGLHPKDIDHIVDIIRKIRDKGNTVLIVEHDPDLIKIADLIIDMGPGSGKNGGEIMYQGTFKNLKNVKSKTGTYFNKERVYNVNPRPAKGFVEITNGNLHNLKNVNVKIPTGIMTVVTGVAGSGKSTLINKVLPLFYPEVTVVDQSVFTASSRSNLLTYLNLSNTVRKLFSATNHVSEKLFSRNGQGACPNCKGLGIEKIDLAFMDDIEQPCEVCNGSGYKPQVLKYEYQEKNIADIMNMTVLEALHFFPKSGFEHEFSLLIKLGLDYLTLGQRLDSFSGGERQRLKLTRELNHTNKIIILDEPSTGLHPIDNEKLLSFFQELVNKGNTLIVIEHNLDIIAQADWIIDIGPGAGKLGGKIVFEGTVEKLLSANDSATSVYLKKHLKGK; from the coding sequence ATGAAAGAGATTATCATCACCCACGCCCGACAGAATAATTTAAAAAATATTTCATTACGCATTCCAAAAAATAAAGTAACGGTTTTCACAGGAGTTTCCGGATCCGGAAAATCATCTTTGGTATTTGAAACCATTGGAGCCGAAGCCCAGCGGCAGATCAACGAGACCCAGAATAGTTTTATAAGAAACCGTCTGCAGCATTTCGGGGTTCCCAATGTTGATAAAATTGAGAATCTGAATGTTCCCTTCATCATCAATCAAAAAAGATTAGGGGGAAATGCACGTTCCACAGTAGGAACAGCCACGGACATTTATGCTTCCCTCCGGTTGCTTTTTTCCAGGATCGGAAAACCATTTGTCGGCTATTCCAATGTATTCTCATTTAACAATCCGCAGGGCATGTGCCGTGAATGTGAAGGGTTGGGCTACGTGCAAACCGTAAACACAGAAACTCTTTTTGATAAAAATAAATCGCTGAATGAAGGTGCTATACAGTTCCCGACATTTCAGCCTGGCGGCTGGCGGCTCACCCGGTACATTCATTCAGGTTATTTCGATAATGATAAAAAGCTTAAAGATTTTACTCAGCAAGAATGGGAACTATTACTGCATGCAGAAGAGCACACTCCGAAAAATCCCGATAACCAATGGGGAAAAACAGTAAAATATAAAGGCGTTATCCCGAGAATTGAAAACTCATTTCTGAAAAAAGATTCGAAAGAGAATATCACCAAAAAAGATACTTTAAAGAAAGTCATTATTACCAAAGAATGTCCTGTCTGCAAAGGACAACGGCTTAATTCAAAGGTATTGTCATGCAAAATAAACGGCAGAAACATTGCAGACTGTACCGCTTTATCCATCGATGATCTGTTAAATTTTGTCCGGGAAATACCATCTGAAACCTATGCTTCCATTATACTGGAACTTGAAAAAAAACTTCAAAACCTTCTTGATGTAGGCTTACAGTATCTGAGCCTGGACAGACAAACAGACACCCTTTCAGGAGGGGAATCCCAACGGATAAAAATGGTAAAGCAGTTAGGAAACAGCCTTGTAGACCTGTTGTATATCTTTGATGAACCTAGTATCGGTCTTCATCCTAAGGATATTGATCATATCGTGGACATCATCAGAAAAATAAGAGATAAAGGAAATACAGTCCTGATTGTGGAACATGATCCCGACCTGATTAAAATAGCAGACCTGATCATCGATATGGGCCCGGGTTCAGGAAAAAACGGAGGCGAAATTATGTATCAGGGAACGTTTAAGAATTTAAAAAATGTGAAAAGCAAAACAGGTACCTACTTCAATAAAGAAAGAGTTTATAATGTAAATCCAAGACCTGCCAAAGGCTTTGTCGAAATAACAAACGGTAATCTTCACAATTTAAAAAACGTCAATGTAAAAATACCCACCGGAATCATGACTGTGGTAACCGGTGTAGCCGGTTCAGGAAAAAGTACGCTGATCAATAAAGTCTTACCTTTATTTTATCCTGAGGTCACTGTAGTGGATCAGTCTGTTTTCACAGCGAGTAGCCGCTCAAACCTATTAACTTACCTTAACCTGTCAAACACGGTTAGAAAGCTTTTTTCAGCCACCAATCATGTCTCTGAAAAACTTTTTAGCAGAAACGGACAAGGCGCGTGCCCCAATTGTAAAGGATTAGGCATTGAAAAGATAGATCTTGCGTTTATGGATGATATTGAACAGCCTTGTGAGGTATGTAATGGATCAGGATACAAACCTCAGGTTCTAAAATATGAATATCAGGAGAAAAATATAGCTGATATTATGAATATGACCGTTCTGGAAGCCCTGCACTTTTTCCCGAAATCCGGCTTTGAACATGAATTCAGCCTGCTGATCAAATTGGGGCTAGATTATCTCACACTCGGACAAAGGCTGGACAGTTTCTCTGGCGGTGAAAGGCAGCGTTTAAAACTGACCAGAGAATTGAATCATACCAATAAGATCATCATTCTGGACGAACCCAGTACAGGACTCCACCCCATCGATAATGAGAAACTGCTTTCTTTCTTCCAGGAATTGGTTAATAAAGGAAATACCCTGATTGTTATTGAACATAACCTGGATATCATTGCCCAGGCCGACTGGATTATTGATATTGGCCCCGGAGCAGGGAAACTTGGCGGAAAGATTGTTTTCGAAGGAACCGTAGAAAAACTATTATCTGCCAACGATTCTGCAACCTCCGTCTATTTAAAGAAACATCTGAAAGGCAAATAA
- a CDS encoding TIGR01777 family oxidoreductase, with product MKEIVLITGAGGMIAKKLSKKLEKEYTLRFLTRKKKHASDFEWDIKNGTMDESALDNVSHIIHLAGANISEKRWTKERKRELISSRVDSAGLLLKTLKKKKIKLKSFISASGINYYGTVTTEKIYSENDPPGNDFLSEVVVLWERAADDFKEQNLAERVVKVRTAVVLSREDGALKKMVPTIQYGIGSPLGSGKQYMPWIHIEDICSIYEASLKDSAIDGAYNAVSPQHTTNENLTGKIAEVLNKPLFMPNVPAFVLKLIFGELADALLEGSRASSQKIQETGFKFKFPDIKTALEDLLKEKN from the coding sequence ATGAAAGAAATTGTCCTTATTACCGGTGCCGGCGGAATGATCGCAAAGAAACTCTCGAAAAAACTGGAGAAAGAATACACACTAAGATTTCTGACCCGGAAGAAAAAGCATGCTAGCGATTTTGAATGGGATATTAAAAACGGAACAATGGATGAATCTGCTCTGGACAATGTTTCCCACATCATTCACCTTGCAGGAGCCAATATTTCGGAAAAACGCTGGACTAAGGAAAGAAAGCGGGAACTGATATCCAGCCGTGTAGACTCTGCAGGGCTTCTTTTAAAAACCTTAAAAAAGAAAAAAATAAAGTTGAAATCTTTTATTTCGGCTTCAGGAATCAATTATTACGGAACCGTAACTACAGAAAAAATTTATTCTGAAAATGATCCTCCGGGCAATGATTTTCTGAGCGAAGTGGTGGTTTTATGGGAAAGAGCAGCAGATGATTTTAAGGAACAGAACCTGGCTGAAAGGGTGGTTAAAGTACGGACCGCCGTTGTTCTTTCCAGGGAAGACGGTGCATTAAAAAAGATGGTTCCTACAATACAATACGGTATCGGATCTCCTTTGGGAAGTGGAAAACAATATATGCCGTGGATTCATATTGAAGATATTTGTTCGATTTATGAAGCCTCTTTGAAAGACTCTGCTATTGACGGAGCCTATAATGCCGTTTCCCCTCAGCATACCACGAATGAAAATCTAACCGGAAAGATCGCTGAAGTACTTAATAAGCCTCTTTTTATGCCCAATGTTCCTGCATTTGTTTTAAAATTGATATTCGGAGAATTGGCAGATGCGTTATTGGAGGGTTCAAGGGCATCTTCACAAAAGATTCAGGAAACAGGGTTTAAGTTTAAATTTCCGGATATAAAAACAGCTTTGGAAGATCTCTTGAAAGAAAAGAATTAA
- a CDS encoding carboxymuconolactone decarboxylase family protein: MTTIEFSNHGNTPFEKLIGHNPEILAKWNDLEEVFFKNTTLDPNLLEQVRRTLAFGNGCEYCMVKGGKADFSQTELKISVAVSFAELFCKDHRSILKDHFSMLRDFFSEKEISELCTFASFISASQKLGKIFNLTEDYQPNAVIKMEHLP, encoded by the coding sequence ATGACAACAATTGAATTTTCAAACCACGGAAACACACCATTTGAAAAACTGATCGGGCATAACCCGGAGATCCTGGCAAAATGGAACGACCTTGAAGAAGTTTTCTTTAAAAATACAACGTTAGACCCTAATCTGCTGGAACAGGTACGAAGAACCCTCGCCTTTGGAAACGGCTGTGAATACTGTATGGTAAAAGGCGGAAAAGCCGATTTCAGTCAGACAGAGCTTAAAATATCCGTAGCCGTGAGCTTTGCCGAGCTCTTCTGCAAAGACCACCGTTCCATACTCAAAGATCATTTCAGCATGCTGAGAGATTTTTTTTCTGAAAAAGAAATTTCAGAGCTGTGTACGTTTGCCAGCTTTATCAGTGCTTCACAGAAATTAGGGAAGATATTTAACCTAACAGAAGACTATCAGCCAAATGCAGTGATAAAAATGGAACATCTGCCTTAA
- the metE gene encoding 5-methyltetrahydropteroyltriglutamate--homocysteine S-methyltransferase → MQTHILGSPRIGRHRELKKACEQYWSGKASLNELLETGKTICRQNWKMQQEAGIDLIPCNDFSYYDQVLDMTLTVGAIPERYREITVRTSNSELDLYFAMARGYQQDGLDITAMEMTKWFDTNYHYIVPEFQKNQQFRLFSKKIITEFIHAKQVGINAKPVIIGPLTYLLLGKEKEEGFDRLDLIENLLPVYIEILKELENHGASWIQFDEPFLGLDLIEKAKAIYQSVYAEIRKQFPDLKFIVATYFEGLKDNLSLATSLPADVLHIDLVRCPEQLEQVLQTIPQTLSLSLGIVDGRNIWKNDFEKSLAFIQKAVSAIGSDRVFIAPSCSLLHTPFDLDLETDEKTLSPEIKQWMAFAKQKVYEIVALKKLASGNADYQALQQYAENKKAVDTRKISPLIHNHEVKDRVEVITEDDARRNSPFSVRKEEQQKVLQLPLFPTTTIGSFPQTKEVRTWRSKFKKGELTAEQYDTLLKKETERTICWQEETGIDVLVHGEFERNDMVEYFGEQLSGFAFTQNGWVQSYGSRCVKPPVIYGDVHRPHPMTVYWSQYAQSLTQKWVKGMLTGPVTILQWSFVRDDQPRSLTCKQIALAIRDEVNDLEKAGIRIIQIDEPAIREGLPLRRSGWQEYLKWAVEAFRISASDVEDATQIHTHMCYSEFNDIIQNIAEMDADVITIECSRSQMELLQAFADFKYPNEIGPGVYDIHSPRVPSKEEMVELLKKAQAVIPAQQLWVNPDCGLKTRHWDETEKALIAMVEASREAAEAFDKERNLVD, encoded by the coding sequence ATGCAAACACACATTCTTGGCAGCCCGCGCATTGGCCGCCACAGAGAACTCAAAAAAGCCTGCGAGCAATATTGGTCAGGTAAAGCATCATTAAATGAACTCCTTGAAACCGGGAAAACCATCTGCAGGCAGAACTGGAAGATGCAGCAGGAAGCAGGAATTGACCTGATCCCCTGCAACGATTTTTCTTATTATGACCAGGTTTTGGATATGACTTTAACCGTTGGAGCCATTCCGGAGCGTTACAGGGAAATCACAGTGAGAACCTCCAATTCTGAACTTGACCTTTATTTTGCAATGGCCAGAGGTTACCAGCAGGACGGCTTGGATATTACCGCTATGGAAATGACAAAATGGTTCGATACCAATTACCATTATATTGTCCCCGAATTTCAGAAGAACCAGCAGTTCAGGTTATTTTCAAAAAAAATCATCACTGAATTTATCCATGCAAAACAGGTCGGAATAAATGCAAAACCTGTAATCATAGGACCTCTCACCTATCTTCTTCTGGGAAAAGAGAAAGAAGAAGGTTTTGATAGACTGGACCTTATAGAAAATCTCCTTCCGGTATACATTGAAATTCTAAAAGAACTGGAAAATCATGGAGCAAGTTGGATTCAGTTTGATGAACCTTTCTTGGGACTTGATCTTATCGAAAAAGCAAAGGCAATCTACCAATCCGTTTATGCTGAAATCAGAAAACAGTTTCCGGATCTTAAATTCATTGTCGCGACTTATTTTGAAGGCTTAAAAGACAATCTTTCTCTGGCCACATCACTTCCTGCGGATGTTCTTCATATTGATCTGGTACGCTGTCCGGAACAGCTGGAACAAGTATTGCAAACCATTCCTCAGACATTAAGCCTATCTTTAGGTATTGTAGACGGAAGGAATATCTGGAAAAATGATTTTGAAAAATCTTTGGCCTTTATCCAAAAAGCTGTCAGTGCTATTGGTTCAGACAGGGTTTTCATTGCCCCTTCATGTTCCCTTCTTCATACTCCTTTCGATCTTGATCTGGAAACTGACGAAAAAACGCTGTCTCCTGAAATCAAGCAATGGATGGCTTTTGCCAAACAGAAAGTATATGAGATTGTAGCCTTAAAGAAACTGGCATCAGGAAATGCAGATTACCAGGCCTTACAACAATATGCAGAAAATAAAAAAGCCGTTGATACCCGAAAAATTTCACCACTGATCCATAATCATGAAGTAAAGGACCGTGTAGAGGTAATTACTGAAGATGATGCCCGAAGAAACAGCCCGTTCAGCGTTAGAAAAGAAGAACAGCAGAAAGTTTTACAGCTTCCTTTATTTCCCACCACAACAATTGGTTCCTTCCCACAGACCAAAGAAGTAAGAACCTGGAGATCAAAATTCAAAAAAGGAGAACTGACCGCAGAGCAATATGACACCCTGCTTAAAAAAGAAACGGAAAGAACCATCTGCTGGCAGGAAGAAACCGGAATTGATGTACTGGTTCACGGAGAATTTGAGCGCAACGATATGGTGGAATATTTCGGAGAACAGCTTTCAGGCTTTGCCTTCACACAAAACGGATGGGTCCAGAGCTATGGAAGCCGTTGCGTAAAACCTCCGGTAATCTATGGTGACGTTCACCGTCCGCATCCAATGACGGTTTACTGGTCCCAATATGCCCAATCTTTAACTCAAAAATGGGTAAAAGGAATGCTTACAGGCCCGGTCACGATTCTCCAGTGGTCTTTTGTCCGTGACGATCAGCCCCGTTCTTTAACCTGTAAACAGATCGCACTGGCCATTCGTGATGAAGTAAATGACCTCGAAAAGGCAGGCATCAGAATTATACAGATTGATGAACCGGCCATCAGGGAAGGGCTTCCGCTCAGGAGATCCGGATGGCAGGAATACCTGAAATGGGCAGTGGAAGCTTTCAGAATTTCGGCTAGCGATGTGGAAGATGCCACACAGATTCATACCCATATGTGCTATTCCGAATTCAATGATATTATTCAGAATATTGCAGAAATGGATGCCGATGTCATTACCATAGAATGCTCCAGAAGCCAGATGGAACTGCTGCAGGCGTTTGCAGATTTCAAATATCCTAATGAAATCGGGCCGGGAGTTTATGATATTCACTCCCCAAGAGTTCCTTCAAAAGAAGAAATGGTTGAATTGCTGAAAAAAGCGCAAGCTGTTATTCCAGCTCAGCAGTTGTGGGTAAACCCTGACTGTGGTTTGAAAACCCGCCATTGGGATGAGACTGAAAAGGCGTTGATTGCGATGGTGGAGGCTTCGAGGGAGGCTGCAGAAGCTTTTGATAAAGAAAGAAATTTAGTTGATTAG
- a CDS encoding Lrp/AsnC family transcriptional regulator, with the protein MKIVLDEFDHKILDLLIENSRLSYAEIGRKISLSQSATKERVQNLTDTGVIKSFTADVDYGLLGYSLKVIIHLKFKNDEFRRFIDHLKQFPEIISCKRITGEYCLIAECILKDSAHLENIIDRLIKFGIPSTSVQLSEIKTNRFFQTQ; encoded by the coding sequence ATGAAAATAGTTTTAGATGAATTTGATCATAAAATTTTAGATTTACTGATTGAGAATTCCAGGTTAAGTTATGCCGAAATAGGGCGAAAAATCTCCCTGTCTCAGTCTGCCACAAAAGAAAGAGTACAGAATCTTACCGATACCGGCGTGATCAAAAGCTTTACAGCAGATGTTGATTACGGTCTTCTCGGGTACAGCCTGAAAGTTATTATACATCTGAAATTTAAAAATGACGAGTTCAGAAGATTTATCGACCATCTGAAACAGTTTCCCGAGATCATCAGCTGTAAAAGGATCACAGGCGAATATTGCCTCATTGCCGAATGTATACTGAAAGACAGTGCTCATCTTGAAAATATAATCGACAGGCTGATAAAGTTCGGAATTCCTTCTACATCCGTCCAGCTGTCCGAAATAAAAACCAATCGTTTTTTTCAGACTCAATAA
- a CDS encoding HPP family protein, whose product MKKTIKRTLRVSKYVIYRETLVDYKEHFWSFLGAFVGIGIIAFIQSHTLAATENIFLIGSFGASSVLIYGAIQSPLAQPRNLVGGHVLSALVGVTVYKIVPDIIWLSAPLAVAFSIVLMQYTKTLHPPGGATALIAVSSTGKIPELGYWYVLSPVLSGCIILLLAALFFNNITPNRSYPSHTRFKRLLKKKHQHIHKLKK is encoded by the coding sequence TTGAAGAAAACAATTAAAAGGACACTCAGAGTTTCCAAATATGTAATTTATAGAGAAACCCTGGTGGATTATAAAGAACATTTCTGGTCTTTTCTGGGAGCATTCGTCGGAATCGGGATTATTGCATTCATTCAGTCCCATACTTTAGCTGCTACTGAAAATATATTCCTGATCGGTTCTTTTGGAGCATCAAGTGTTCTGATTTATGGAGCCATTCAAAGTCCCCTGGCCCAACCCAGAAACCTGGTAGGCGGCCATGTTCTTTCAGCATTGGTTGGCGTTACTGTTTATAAGATTGTCCCTGATATCATTTGGCTTTCCGCACCGTTGGCTGTAGCTTTTTCCATTGTACTGATGCAATATACCAAAACACTTCATCCTCCCGGCGGTGCAACGGCACTGATTGCTGTAAGTTCCACCGGAAAAATTCCGGAGCTGGGATACTGGTATGTTCTCTCTCCTGTTTTGTCAGGATGTATCATTCTTTTACTGGCTGCTCTTTTTTTCAACAATATTACCCCGAACAGAAGCTATCCTTCTCACACAAGGTTTAAAAGGTTATTGAAGAAAAAACATCAGCACATACACAAACTGAAAAAATAA
- a CDS encoding SDR family oxidoreductase, with translation MELKGKTILITGGASGIGLEAAKQFLKIGAKVIITGRSKDKLDAAKKEFPNLTAIQSDVSVAEDAKVLFDKVSEMGGIDILYNNAGVGAAPINLGIPTEKHIENAVYEMEVNYLGVIRLNNLFLEMLKSRKESAIINTTSILSYVPSLLEATYSASKTALAFYTQSLREHLRIIDSKIRIFELLPPVVDTEMTAARKDKKMTPEELVKGLILGLQKDQYTIRIGDTKLVYFLHRFFPKFTFGLVNPKRSEQYLKP, from the coding sequence ATGGAATTAAAAGGAAAAACAATTCTGATAACAGGAGGAGCTTCAGGAATAGGGCTGGAAGCAGCGAAGCAGTTTTTAAAAATAGGTGCGAAGGTTATTATTACAGGCAGAAGTAAGGATAAACTTGATGCCGCAAAAAAAGAGTTTCCAAATCTCACTGCCATCCAAAGTGATGTATCTGTTGCTGAAGATGCTAAAGTACTTTTTGATAAAGTTTCAGAAATGGGTGGGATTGATATTTTGTACAACAATGCCGGCGTTGGTGCGGCGCCCATCAATTTGGGAATTCCCACCGAAAAACATATCGAAAATGCTGTATACGAAATGGAAGTTAATTATTTAGGGGTAATACGTTTAAATAATCTTTTTCTGGAGATGCTGAAATCAAGAAAAGAAAGTGCTATTATCAATACCACTTCCATCCTGAGTTATGTACCGTCACTTCTTGAAGCTACTTATTCGGCTTCTAAAACGGCGCTGGCATTTTACACCCAATCACTCAGAGAACATTTACGGATTATCGATAGCAAAATCAGGATATTTGAATTACTTCCTCCGGTTGTGGATACGGAAATGACTGCCGCAAGGAAAGATAAGAAAATGACACCGGAAGAACTTGTAAAAGGTTTGATTTTAGGTTTACAGAAAGATCAATATACAATTCGGATAGGTGATACAAAACTGGTTTATTTTCTGCACAGATTTTTTCCTAAATTCACATTTGGTTTAGTAAACCCTAAGAGATCAGAACAATACCTTAAGCCATAA
- a CDS encoding NADP-dependent oxidoreductase: MKAFSISHYKKDSELQLIDVPEPVVRENEVLVQIYAASVNLLDSKIKSGEFKLILPYKMPLILGHDVAGVITKVGSKVKSFKVGDEIYARAADFHIGTFAEFIAINEKDVALKPKNLTMEEAASIPLVGLTAWQALVEKANVQTGQKVFIQAGSGGVGTFAIQLAKYLGSTVATTASEKSFELLKSLGAEVLIDYKTQNFEDILMDYDVVLNSQDNKTLEKSFNILKSKGKIISISGPPTPVFANEFNLPWYIKFVTKLLSYKIRKIANKQDVNYSFLFMKADGKQLTEITKLIEAGEIKPVIDKIFSFENTNEAMKYVESGRAKGKVVIKML, translated from the coding sequence ATGAAAGCATTTAGTATTAGCCATTACAAAAAAGACAGTGAGCTGCAACTGATAGATGTTCCTGAACCGGTTGTCAGAGAAAATGAGGTTTTAGTTCAGATTTATGCAGCAAGTGTCAATCTCCTGGATTCTAAAATAAAAAGCGGTGAATTTAAACTCATTTTACCATATAAAATGCCGTTGATTTTAGGTCATGACGTAGCAGGAGTCATCACAAAAGTAGGTTCAAAAGTAAAAAGTTTTAAAGTAGGGGATGAGATTTATGCAAGAGCAGCAGATTTTCATATAGGAACTTTTGCGGAATTTATTGCTATTAATGAAAAGGATGTTGCATTAAAGCCTAAAAACCTGACGATGGAAGAGGCGGCCTCAATTCCCTTGGTAGGTTTAACGGCCTGGCAGGCTTTGGTTGAGAAAGCCAATGTTCAGACTGGTCAGAAAGTTTTTATTCAGGCCGGATCCGGTGGTGTCGGAACTTTTGCTATACAATTGGCAAAATATTTAGGAAGTACGGTTGCTACCACTGCCAGTGAAAAAAGTTTTGAACTTTTGAAGAGCCTTGGTGCAGAAGTACTGATTGATTATAAAACACAGAATTTTGAAGATATTCTGATGGATTATGATGTAGTATTGAACAGTCAGGACAACAAAACCCTGGAAAAATCATTCAATATCCTGAAATCAAAAGGAAAAATTATTTCAATTTCCGGTCCGCCGACACCTGTATTTGCCAATGAATTTAATCTACCTTGGTACATAAAATTCGTTACAAAATTGTTGAGCTATAAAATCAGAAAAATAGCAAATAAGCAAGATGTTAATTATTCTTTTCTTTTCATGAAAGCTGATGGAAAGCAGTTAACAGAAATTACAAAACTAATAGAAGCAGGAGAAATAAAACCTGTCATCGACAAAATTTTTTCGTTCGAAAATACGAATGAAGCAATGAAATATGTAGAAAGTGGCCGCGCAAAAGGAAAAGTAGTCATAAAGATGCTATAA
- a CDS encoding MarR family winged helix-turn-helix transcriptional regulator, which produces MKQQDDDFFNVFTDLQCFILANMNKGNISGVTATHYNIIEYIYRKEEVTGKQISTAFNVSQAAVSKQIKFLIKNDLIVQKQSTSDRRIFNLSATEKGQFLINNSENFRKKVADQVSEALDNAELQTLTYLLNKALESIKI; this is translated from the coding sequence ATGAAACAGCAGGATGATGATTTTTTTAATGTCTTTACAGATTTACAGTGTTTTATACTGGCCAATATGAATAAAGGCAATATCAGCGGGGTTACTGCAACCCATTACAATATTATAGAATATATATACCGGAAAGAGGAAGTTACCGGAAAGCAGATTTCAACGGCATTTAATGTCAGTCAAGCTGCGGTGTCAAAGCAGATTAAGTTTTTAATTAAAAATGATCTTATAGTGCAGAAGCAAAGTACTTCCGACAGAAGAATTTTTAATCTTTCCGCTACGGAAAAAGGGCAATTTTTGATCAACAACTCAGAGAACTTCCGGAAAAAAGTTGCTGATCAGGTTTCGGAAGCTTTAGATAATGCTGAATTACAGACACTCACATATCTGCTGAATAAAGCTTTGGAAAGCATCAAGATATAG